The Populus alba chromosome 6, ASM523922v2, whole genome shotgun sequence genome contains a region encoding:
- the LOC118048101 gene encoding FCS-Like Zinc finger 13 — MVGKRTNPMIGRLSELLVSGTRAKFMDANTSPRSPLDYINQSPKGLKNYHDLGGVGLGIVAALDKPSNTDVGHEVLAKYAVCRSNLNRSNPIPVNSGKDCEILNCGFEEIDMKSLEDYTYVTIHAPNQSFTKVYYDGGERGKRGHDRRCENMGCTSVPKRSPAGVAEDVPVYPTSDFLSSCHLCRKKLYGRDIYIYRGEKGFCSVECRSSQIMMDERKEQCRSEVARSADVSSSPFKTSPIFSTGILAI, encoded by the exons ATGGTAGGCAAGAGAACAAATCCTATGATCGGAAGACTGTCGGAACTATTGGTCTCAGGCACCCGAGCCAAGTTCATGGATGCTAACACCAGTCCTAGAAGTCCACTGGACTACATAAACCAGTCACCTAAAGGTCTAAAGAATTATCATGATCTCGGTGGGGTTGGATTAGGTATTGTTGCAGCCCTTGACAAGCCCTCTAATACTGATGTGGGGCATGAAGTTTTGGCTAAGTATGCTGTTTGCAGGTCAAATTTGAATAGATCAAATCCAATTCCAGTTAATTCAGGTAAAGATTGTGAGATACTTAACTGTGGTTTTGAGGAAATCGATATGAAGAGCTTGGAAGACTATACATACGTCACAATCCATGCTCCTAATCAATCCTTCACGAAGGTTTACTATGATGGAGGTGAACGTGGAAAACGAGGGCATGACAGAAGATGTGAGAACATGGGATGTACTTCTGTTCCTAAGCGATCTCCTGCCGGAGTTGCCGAGGATGTTCCCGTATATCCCACTTCAGATTTTCTGAGTTCATGCCACCTGTGCAGGAAAAAACTCTACGGCAGAGACATCTACATCTACAg GGGGGAGAAAGGATTCTGCAGCGTGGAGTGTCGATCGAGTCAAATAATGATGGACGAGCGCAAAGAACAGTGCAGATCGGAAGTTGCGAGATCTGCAGATGTTTCAAGCTCGCCTTTCAAAACAAGCCCCATCTTCTCAACTGGGATTCTTGCAATTTAG